Proteins co-encoded in one Methylomonas albis genomic window:
- a CDS encoding TolC family protein codes for MNRFASRQHQSGATAKHLQAYGRRIGTILLIPLLVSCGQYLDTSPDRKLVKRVEERLKPDEGLPLPAISQLPPQTVEQALPKFKEGRPKSATILPPPSATKPELPKAAPEASKQLSIAAVRSMALENNLDLKIAQADPKIAATAVSEEEAKFDDLIFAKAKYGKKNTPAQNLDVVSFTPVDSNSPLKNEIDKLTAVPQETEMLDMEAGIVIPLRTGAKVTVSSPFDGKRQFRGVASDQYQNALRFSISQPLLRDAGISNNVAGIRIARYEQQAVDVKTRLQAIRVLAMVERAYWSLYVAWGELDVRRQQYENASNNLSMVRKRVAEGLTASIEINRAEIGVAERLESLIIAETSLKTRQRQLKLLLNAPGLDLDSQTLLIPETSPTLLEFNLDREQLAQRALDGRLELLELELKLAADLTKIDYLSNQTLPMFMLDYNYAALGRDTSSYSGAFDQTLSGNYSDWSVGLRMEIPLSNELRRARLDRAVQERMQRLTSQQLRELSVRREIYDALDQMNQNWQRILATRQNVVLAGLNYDAELKQFKEGLRTMTEVLETLTRLGEAQLREVRAIGDYQVSMIDLAFATGTLLGHSRVDLGWQNN; via the coding sequence ATGAATCGTTTTGCATCCCGTCAACACCAATCAGGGGCTACGGCCAAACACTTACAAGCCTACGGGCGACGTATCGGCACAATCTTGCTGATACCTTTGCTGGTCAGTTGCGGACAATATCTCGACACCAGCCCCGACCGCAAATTGGTCAAGCGCGTGGAAGAACGCTTGAAGCCCGATGAGGGCTTGCCGCTGCCGGCGATCTCGCAGCTGCCGCCGCAGACCGTCGAGCAGGCCTTGCCCAAGTTTAAGGAAGGCCGGCCCAAGTCGGCGACTATTCTGCCACCGCCCAGCGCGACGAAACCGGAATTACCCAAGGCAGCACCGGAAGCGAGCAAGCAGTTGTCCATCGCGGCGGTGCGGAGTATGGCTTTGGAAAACAACCTGGATTTAAAAATAGCCCAGGCCGACCCGAAAATCGCCGCCACCGCGGTCAGCGAGGAAGAAGCCAAGTTCGACGATTTAATCTTTGCCAAGGCCAAATACGGTAAGAAAAACACCCCGGCGCAAAATCTGGATGTCGTTAGCTTCACTCCGGTTGATTCAAATTCGCCACTGAAAAACGAAATCGACAAACTCACCGCCGTGCCGCAGGAAACCGAGATGCTGGATATGGAGGCCGGGATCGTCATTCCGTTGCGTACCGGCGCCAAAGTGACCGTCAGTTCACCGTTCGACGGCAAACGGCAATTTCGTGGCGTCGCTTCCGACCAGTATCAAAACGCGCTGCGGTTTTCCATCAGCCAGCCCTTACTGCGCGACGCCGGGATTTCCAATAACGTCGCCGGCATCCGTATCGCCCGCTACGAGCAACAAGCCGTCGACGTCAAAACCCGCTTGCAGGCGATTCGGGTATTGGCCATGGTCGAGCGGGCTTATTGGAGCCTGTATGTGGCTTGGGGCGAATTGGACGTGCGCCGCCAGCAGTACGAAAACGCCTCCAATAATCTAAGCATGGTCAGAAAACGCGTGGCGGAAGGCTTGACAGCGAGCATCGAAATCAACCGGGCAGAAATCGGCGTGGCCGAACGCCTGGAGTCCTTGATTATTGCCGAAACCAGCCTAAAAACCCGCCAACGTCAGTTGAAGTTGTTATTAAACGCGCCCGGCCTGGACCTGGATTCGCAAACGCTGCTGATTCCCGAAACCTCGCCGACCCTGCTGGAGTTTAATCTGGACCGCGAGCAACTGGCGCAACGCGCGCTGGACGGCCGCTTGGAATTGCTGGAATTGGAGTTGAAACTGGCGGCTGACTTAACCAAAATCGACTACCTCAGCAATCAAACCCTGCCGATGTTCATGCTGGATTACAACTACGCTGCCTTGGGCCGCGATACCTCGTCCTACAGCGGCGCTTTCGACCAGACCTTAAGCGGCAATTACTCGGACTGGTCGGTGGGCTTACGCATGGAAATTCCGCTGAGCAACGAACTGCGCCGGGCTCGCCTGGACCGCGCCGTGCAAGAACGCATGCAACGCCTGACCAGCCAACAGCTACGCGAATTGAGCGTGCGCCGAGAAATCTACGATGCGTTGGATCAAATGAACCAAAACTGGCAACGCATTCTAGCCACCCGCCAAAACGTGGTGCTGGCCGGCCTGAATTACGATGCCGAACTCAAACAATTTAAGGAAGGCTTGCGGACGATGACCGAAGTACTGGAAACCCTGACTCGTCTCGGCGAAGCGCAACTGCGCGAGGTGCGCGCCATCGGCGATTATCAAGTGTCGATGATAGACCTGGCATTTGCTACCGGAACTTTGCTGGGACATAGCCGGGTGGATTTGGGATGGCAAAACAATTGA
- a CDS encoding gamma-glutamylcyclotransferase family protein, with protein sequence MNKPHYLFVYGTLRRDHQNQIQHPFLSTCLYINDASMRGELFAIDAYPGAIAAGTTLVKGELYLMQDPEQTLSALDIYEECTAQFPEPHEYMRRELAVSLPDGQTISAWTYLYNRPLTGLKRIDCGDYLNYLQDKS encoded by the coding sequence ATGAATAAACCGCACTACCTGTTTGTCTACGGCACACTCCGTAGAGACCACCAAAATCAAATCCAACACCCATTCCTGAGCACTTGCCTTTACATCAATGATGCATCGATGCGCGGCGAACTATTTGCAATAGATGCCTATCCTGGTGCTATTGCTGCTGGTACCACTCTGGTCAAAGGCGAGCTGTACTTAATGCAAGACCCCGAACAGACATTGTCGGCATTGGATATTTACGAAGAATGCACCGCGCAATTTCCGGAGCCTCATGAATACATGCGCCGCGAATTGGCGGTAAGCCTACCGGACGGACAAACTATTTCGGCCTGGACCTATCTTTACAATCGGCCTCTCACTGGCCTAAAACGCATCGATTGCGGCGACTACCTTAACTATCTGCAGGACAAATCATGA
- a CDS encoding HlyD family secretion protein, whose translation MTDLQIRLSALSAAHTPRLVSSLARACVWLFLLTPPALLMTPWQQNINGNGRVSAFAPLERQQNLDAPVSGRIVSWHAKEGAKVKAGDLLMEITDVDPELLARLQQQRAAAAAKLAAKEDELQAYRLQIDNLIATRDLQVATAQYRLDVARQRARSASEAIASARATLETASVQTQRLQRLIGDGLVSQRDYEVAQRDGIVAQRSLNSAQASLEGALAEQRAAEAEIGRIRADAQARIDSATASANKTQSELEDSRSSLLKSEVDVSRQQSQQIRAPRDSSILRLLANPQSDIVRQGEPLLVLVPDMDVKAVELWVDGNDAVLITPGRHARLQFEGWPALQFAGWPEVAVGTFGGLVAFVDSTDDGKGKFRVLIVPDPNDRPWPTERFARQGVRVKGWVLLNRVTMAYELWRQLNAFPPQMTMEAPATDLVRQKLK comes from the coding sequence ATGACTGATTTACAGATTAGGCTGTCGGCGCTATCGGCAGCTCACACCCCTCGTCTAGTCAGCAGTTTAGCGCGCGCTTGCGTCTGGCTATTTCTGTTGACACCTCCAGCCCTGCTAATGACACCTTGGCAACAAAACATCAACGGTAACGGCCGAGTGTCCGCGTTTGCACCACTGGAACGCCAACAAAACTTGGATGCCCCGGTTTCCGGCCGTATCGTCAGTTGGCATGCTAAAGAAGGCGCCAAAGTGAAGGCCGGCGATTTGCTGATGGAAATTACCGATGTCGATCCGGAATTGCTGGCACGCTTGCAGCAGCAAAGGGCGGCGGCCGCCGCAAAATTGGCGGCTAAAGAAGACGAACTGCAGGCGTATCGCCTGCAAATCGACAATTTGATTGCTACCCGCGATTTACAAGTAGCTACCGCGCAATACCGGCTGGATGTCGCACGGCAACGCGCGCGCTCCGCCAGTGAAGCCATTGCCTCCGCCCGTGCCACGCTGGAAACGGCCAGCGTGCAAACCCAGCGCCTGCAACGCTTGATAGGCGACGGCTTGGTATCGCAACGCGATTACGAAGTTGCTCAGCGCGACGGTATCGTCGCGCAACGCAGTCTGAACAGCGCGCAAGCCAGCCTGGAAGGCGCCTTGGCCGAACAACGCGCCGCCGAAGCGGAAATCGGCCGAATTCGCGCCGATGCCCAGGCGCGTATCGACTCGGCGACGGCCTCGGCCAACAAAACTCAAAGCGAACTGGAAGACAGCCGCAGCAGCCTGTTAAAAAGCGAAGTGGATGTGTCACGCCAACAATCCCAACAAATCAGAGCGCCACGCGACAGCAGCATTCTTAGGCTGCTGGCCAATCCGCAGAGCGACATTGTCAGACAGGGCGAGCCCTTGCTTGTATTGGTGCCGGATATGGATGTGAAAGCCGTGGAACTGTGGGTCGACGGCAACGATGCCGTATTAATCACCCCAGGCCGGCATGCGCGTCTGCAATTCGAAGGCTGGCCTGCCTTGCAATTCGCCGGCTGGCCGGAAGTGGCGGTCGGCACCTTCGGCGGCTTGGTAGCCTTCGTGGACTCTACCGACGACGGCAAGGGTAAATTCCGGGTACTGATCGTGCCCGACCCCAACGACCGCCCCTGGCCGACAGAACGCTTCGCTCGCCAAGGCGTGCGTGTCAAAGGCTGGGTGTTGTTGAACCGAGTAACGATGGCTTACGAACTGTGGCGGCAACTGAATGCCTTTCCGCCGCAAATGACTATGGAAGCACCGGCGACCGATTTGGTCAGGCAAAAACTGAAATAA
- the greB gene encoding transcription elongation factor GreB codes for MSRWRPPGPKSSPYVTAESYRTLETELKQLWERRKDVTIALSAAAAEGDRSENAEYQYRKKELREIDRRIHYLQKRLPSLTVVSEKPAKQDQVFFGAWVTLETMDGTEITYRIVGADEIDTTGGLISLDSPLAKGLLKKMLDDEVAIRHADQETRYYITAIRY; via the coding sequence ATGTCACGCTGGCGCCCGCCCGGTCCTAAATCGTCGCCTTACGTCACCGCCGAAAGCTATCGCACCCTGGAAACAGAACTGAAGCAGCTTTGGGAGCGACGTAAGGACGTAACCATTGCCCTGTCGGCCGCCGCCGCAGAAGGCGATCGCTCTGAGAATGCCGAGTATCAATATCGGAAAAAAGAATTGCGGGAAATCGACCGCCGGATTCATTATCTGCAAAAACGCCTGCCCTCGTTGACCGTGGTTTCCGAAAAACCGGCCAAACAAGATCAGGTTTTTTTCGGCGCGTGGGTGACGCTGGAAACCATGGATGGCACGGAAATAACGTATCGCATAGTTGGCGCCGACGAAATCGATACCACGGGCGGCTTGATCAGTTTGGATTCGCCGCTGGCCAAAGGCTTATTGAAAAAAATGCTGGACGATGAAGTGGCGATACGCCACGCTGACCAGGAAACGCGCTATTACATCACCGCAATCCGCTATTGA
- a CDS encoding peptidase domain-containing ABC transporter, whose amino-acid sequence MSTTAGNKEHPHRKQSTQTLLGFLFDLLEIPSQAKGIRERLLESASDDSQAALSSIGDHLGLNMESALLTPIAAANASAPHTPLLTSLSDGCGWLVLCGFRGGKVRVALAQGEVIEERHVKPADIAALLGRSDAGISKWLLVQAQAPLENAVSQDHHAHMPPFSRLLELLRADRHDLWLLLGLALGSGLLALASPVAVQALVNTVAMGGMGQPLIVLATILFFFLSFGGAVYVLESYLVEIVQRRIFVRLAADLAYRLPRVRSDAYDSQNGAELVNRFFDVLTLQKAGSALLLDGLSTVVQTCVGLIMLAFYHPFLLAFDVVLLLSITAIVFLLGRGAVTTAIQESISKYALVAWLESVAGNIQTFKFGNGALMAANRTDRLSLDYLTAKRQHYRVLLGQVIASVALYAIASTALLAIGGYLVIDGHLTLGQLVAAELIVSSALLALIKFGKHLEGFYDLMAGTDKIGHLLDLPLEESAEVDAEFNGPASLTVSDLKFGFGVQRPLFSGFAMQIQPGEKVAIFGGPGSGKTALVSLISGTRQAQAGQIQINGQALEDLRLSTLRQNIAVVSRLETFHDSLLENVRLGDANLSVADVQRALAKVGLTDLDLDTVMSPGGSPLAHSQAIQVMLARAIIANPALLIVDGILDGLDSGLQQQLASILLAADAPWTLLLLTGSKELAALCGREITLPGAAHD is encoded by the coding sequence ATGAGCACCACTGCTGGAAACAAGGAACACCCGCACCGAAAACAGTCAACGCAAACCTTGCTGGGATTCTTATTCGACCTGCTGGAAATCCCCAGTCAAGCCAAAGGAATCCGAGAGCGTTTGCTGGAGTCAGCCAGCGACGACAGCCAGGCAGCGCTGAGCAGCATCGGTGACCATTTGGGTTTAAATATGGAGAGCGCGCTGCTTACGCCCATTGCCGCGGCCAACGCCTCAGCCCCGCACACGCCGCTGCTAACCAGCCTCTCCGATGGCTGCGGCTGGCTGGTATTGTGCGGATTTCGCGGCGGCAAAGTCAGAGTGGCCCTTGCGCAGGGCGAGGTTATCGAAGAGCGCCACGTCAAACCGGCAGACATCGCCGCACTGTTGGGCCGAAGCGATGCCGGCATCAGCAAGTGGCTGTTAGTACAAGCCCAGGCGCCACTGGAGAATGCCGTCAGTCAAGACCACCATGCGCACATGCCGCCATTTAGCCGCTTGCTGGAGCTGTTACGCGCTGATCGCCACGATCTCTGGCTATTGTTGGGCTTGGCTTTGGGCTCCGGATTGCTAGCGCTGGCTTCGCCGGTGGCGGTGCAAGCGCTGGTTAATACCGTGGCGATGGGCGGCATGGGCCAGCCTTTAATCGTATTGGCCACCATACTGTTTTTCTTTCTAAGCTTCGGCGGCGCGGTCTATGTGTTGGAATCTTATCTGGTGGAAATCGTGCAGCGGCGAATTTTCGTGCGCCTGGCCGCCGACCTGGCCTATCGCTTGCCCAGGGTGCGCAGCGATGCCTACGATAGTCAAAACGGCGCGGAACTGGTCAATCGCTTTTTCGATGTATTGACCTTGCAGAAAGCCGGTTCTGCGTTGCTCTTGGACGGCTTGAGTACCGTAGTACAAACCTGCGTCGGCCTAATCATGCTGGCCTTCTATCACCCCTTCCTGCTGGCCTTCGATGTGGTGTTGCTATTGTCTATCACTGCCATCGTATTTTTATTGGGCCGCGGCGCGGTCACCACGGCAATTCAGGAATCGATCAGCAAATATGCCTTGGTCGCCTGGCTGGAAAGCGTTGCCGGGAATATTCAAACTTTTAAATTCGGTAACGGTGCGCTGATGGCCGCCAACCGTACCGACCGTCTGTCGCTGGACTATTTAACCGCCAAACGCCAGCATTACCGCGTGCTGCTGGGCCAAGTCATCGCCTCAGTAGCGCTGTATGCCATCGCCAGCACGGCCTTGTTGGCTATCGGTGGCTACTTGGTCATAGACGGCCATTTAACTTTGGGGCAATTGGTGGCGGCGGAACTGATCGTCTCGTCAGCTTTACTGGCCTTGATCAAATTCGGCAAACATCTGGAAGGCTTTTACGATTTGATGGCCGGCACGGACAAGATCGGCCATTTGCTGGATTTGCCCTTGGAAGAGTCAGCAGAAGTAGACGCAGAATTTAACGGTCCGGCGTCGCTGACAGTCAGCGACTTAAAATTCGGCTTCGGTGTTCAACGGCCATTATTCTCGGGTTTTGCGATGCAAATTCAACCCGGCGAAAAAGTCGCGATTTTCGGCGGCCCCGGTAGCGGTAAAACCGCGTTGGTCTCGCTAATCAGCGGGACGCGGCAAGCACAAGCCGGCCAAATACAAATCAACGGCCAGGCACTCGAAGACCTTCGCTTGAGTACCTTGCGGCAGAACATCGCAGTAGTCAGCCGACTGGAGACTTTTCACGATAGCCTGCTGGAAAATGTCAGGCTTGGCGATGCGAACCTGAGCGTTGCCGATGTCCAGCGGGCCTTGGCCAAAGTCGGCTTGACCGACTTGGATTTGGATACCGTCATGAGTCCCGGCGGCTCCCCACTTGCCCATAGCCAAGCCATACAAGTTATGCTGGCCAGAGCCATCATCGCCAACCCTGCCTTGTTGATCGTGGATGGCATACTCGATGGCTTGGATAGCGGATTACAGCAGCAGTTGGCATCAATACTGTTGGCCGCTGACGCGCCCTGGACGTTACTGCTACTAACAGGATCGAAAGAATTAGCCGCACTTTGCGGGCGCGAGATCACTTTGCCGGGAGCCGCCCATGACTGA
- the dtd gene encoding D-aminoacyl-tRNA deacylase: protein MISIIQRVTQAKVTVSTIDIGVIGTGIMALVAVEKTDTPKQADRLLERILNYRIFADADDKMNLSLRDIKGGLLLVPQFTLAANTDSGNRPSFASAAAPEMGRELFAYLQQRALEVYPSSQFGEFGADMKVALINNGPVTFTLRCVEK, encoded by the coding sequence ATGATCAGCATCATCCAGCGCGTGACCCAAGCCAAAGTCACCGTAAGTACCATCGACATTGGTGTGATCGGCACCGGCATCATGGCCTTGGTGGCGGTCGAGAAAACTGATACTCCCAAGCAAGCCGACCGCCTGCTGGAACGGATATTGAATTACCGAATCTTTGCGGACGCTGACGACAAAATGAATCTGAGCTTGCGCGATATTAAGGGCGGCCTGCTGCTGGTACCGCAATTTACCTTGGCAGCCAACACCGACAGCGGCAACCGGCCCAGTTTCGCCTCGGCTGCCGCGCCGGAAATGGGTCGAGAGTTATTCGCTTACTTGCAGCAGCGGGCGTTGGAAGTATACCCCTCCAGCCAGTTCGGCGAGTTCGGCGCGGACATGAAAGTGGCATTGATCAACAATGGTCCGGTGACTTTTACGCTGCGATGTGTGGAAAAGTAG
- a CDS encoding FKBP-type peptidyl-prolyl cis-trans isomerase, whose translation MQITDKTAVTIHYTLTNQDGEQLDSSRGEEPLLYLHGAGNIIAGLEAALNGKQAGDKFNVTIAADQAYGDVSEEMVQVVSKKMFDGMDIEIGMQFHADVSHGPGIITIVEIDGDDVTIDGNHPLAGEDLTFDVEVIEVRPATADEVSHGHVHGAGCHH comes from the coding sequence ATGCAAATCACAGACAAAACAGCGGTTACTATCCATTATACCTTAACCAACCAAGACGGTGAGCAGCTGGATAGTTCCAGAGGCGAAGAGCCCTTGTTGTATTTGCACGGTGCAGGCAACATTATTGCCGGATTGGAAGCGGCGTTAAACGGCAAGCAAGCTGGCGATAAATTCAACGTGACCATCGCTGCCGATCAGGCTTACGGCGACGTGTCAGAGGAAATGGTCCAGGTCGTATCCAAAAAAATGTTCGACGGTATGGATATCGAAATAGGCATGCAGTTTCACGCGGATGTCAGCCATGGTCCAGGCATCATCACCATCGTTGAGATCGACGGCGACGACGTCACCATCGATGGCAATCACCCATTGGCAGGCGAAGATTTGACCTTTGACGTTGAAGTCATCGAAGTCAGACCGGCCACCGCCGATGAGGTTTCCCATGGGCATGTCCACGGCGCAGGCTGCCATCATTAA